The following coding sequences lie in one Fundulus heteroclitus isolate FHET01 chromosome 20, MU-UCD_Fhet_4.1, whole genome shotgun sequence genomic window:
- the LOC118556614 gene encoding red-sensitive opsin yields MAEEWGKQAFAARRYNEETTRGSAFTYTNSNHTKDPFEGPNYHIAPRWVYNLATVWMFFVVVLSVFTNGLVLVATAKFKKLRHPLNWILVNLAIADLGETVFASTISVCNQFFGYFILGHPMCVFEGYTVSTCGIAALWSLTIISWERWVVVCKPFGNVKFDAKWATGGIVFSWVWSAVWCAPPIFGWSRYWPHGLKTSCGPDVFSGSEDPGVQSYMIVLMITCCILPLAIIILCYLAVWLAIRAVAMQQKESESTQKAEREVSRMVVVMIVAYCVCWGPYTFFACFAAANPGYAFHPLAAAMPAYFAKSATIYNPVIYVFMNRQFRTCIMQLFGKQVDDGSEVSTSKTEVSSVAPA; encoded by the exons ATGGCAGAGGAATGGGGAAAACAGGCTTTCGCTGCCAGGCGGTACAATGAAGAGACAACGAGGGGATCTGCATTCACATACACAAACAGCAACCATACGAAAG atccttttgaggGACCAAACTACCACATCGCTCCTCGATGGGTTTACAATCTTGCAACCGTCTGGATGTTTTTCGTGGTGGTTTTATCAGTCTTCACCAACGGCCTCGTCTTGGTGGCCACGGCAAAGTTCAAGAAACTTCGTCATCCCCTGAACTGGATCTTGGTCAACCTTGCCATTGCTGATCTTGGAGAGACAGTCTTTGCCAGCACCATCAGTGTATGCAACCAGTTTTTTGGATATTTCATTCTGGGACATCCAATGTGCGTCTTTGAAGGCTACACTGTCTCAACTTGTG GTATTGCTGCTCTTTGGTCCCTGACTATCATCTCCTGGGAGAGGTGGGTAGTTGTGTGCAAACCTTTTGGAAACGTCAAGTTTGATGCCAAGTGGGCCACAGGTGGAATCGTGTTCTCCTGGGTCTGGTCTGCAGTGTGGTGTGCTCCTCCCATCTTTGGATGGAGCAG GTACTGGCCCCATGGACTGAAAACCTCTTGTGGACCTGATGTGTTCAGTGGAAGTGAAGACCCTGGAGTCCAGTCCTACATGATCGTCCTCATGATTACATGCTGCATCCTTCCTCTGGCTATTATCATACTGTGTTACCTGGCTGTATGGTTGGCCATCCGAGCT GTTGCTATGCAGCAGAAGGAATCTGAGTCAACCCAGAAGGCTGAGAGGGAAGTGTCCAGGATGGTTGTAGTCATGATCGTGGCTTACTGTGTCTGCTGGGGACCTTACACCTTTTTCGCCTGCTTCGCCGCAGCCAACCCCGGATATGCCTTCCATCCTTTGGCTGCTGCCATGCCTGCATACTTTGCCAAGAGCGCCACCATTTACAACCCAGTTATCTATGTCTTCATGAACCGACAG TTTCGCACATGCATCATGCAGCTCTTTGGCAAACAGGTGGACGATGGTTCTGAAGTGTCCACATCAAAGACAGAGGTTTCCTCCGTGGCTCCTGCATAA
- the LOC118567139 gene encoding blue-sensitive opsin, whose product MKMRVNRQEEIPDDYWIPIPLDTDNMSAYSPYLVPQDHLGSLGLFYSMSALMFFLFVAGTAINILTIACTIQYKKLRSHLNYILVNMAVANLIVSSVGSFTCFYCFAYRYMALGPLGCKIEGFTAGVGGMVSLWSLAVIAFERWLVICKPLGNFAFKSEHALFFCALTWFFALCATVPPLVGWSRYIPEGMQCSCGPDWYTTGNKFNTESYVMFLFCFCFSVPFTCIVFCYSQLLFTLKSAAKAQAESASTQKAEKEVTRMVVVMVLGFLVCYMPYASFALWIVTHRGQPFDLRLATIPSCFSKASTVYNPVIYVVLNKQFRSCMRKMLGMSGGDEEESSASQSVTEVSKVGPS is encoded by the exons atgAAGATGAGGGTAAACCGTCAAGAAGAAATTCCAGACGACTACTGGATCCCCATCCCCCTGGACACCGACAACATGTCAGCCTACAGCCCGTACCTAGTTCCCCAGGACCATTTAGGAAGCCTGGGGCTTTTTTATTCAATGTCAGCATTAATGTTCTTCTTGTTTGTGGCCGGCACGGCCATCAACATCCTCACAATTGCATGTACTATTCAATACAAGAAGCTCCGCTCTCATCTGAACTACATCCTGGTCAACATGGCTGTGGCAAACCTCATCGTCTCGTCCGTGGGCTCTTTTACCTGCTTCTACTGTTTTGCCTACAGATACATGGCTCTTGGTCCACTCGGCTGCAAGATTGAAGGATTTACTGCAGGTGTTGGTG GCATGGTCAGCCTTTGGTCTCTGGCTGTGATTGCATTCGAAAGATGGTTGGTTATCTGCAAGCCCCTCGGGAACTTTGCCTTCAAGTCAGAGCATGCTTTGTTCTTTTGTGCACTTACTTGGTTCTTTGCTTTGTGCGCCACAGTTCCCCCACTAGTGGGATGGAGTAG GTACATCCCGGAAGGCATGCAGTGTTCATGTGGACCAGACTGGTACACGACAGGCAACAAGTTTAACACTGAATCCTATGTGATGTTCctcttctgcttctgcttttcTGTTCCTTTCACTTGCATCGTCTTCTGCTACTCGCAGCTGCTCTTCACACTGAAATCG GCGGCAAAGGCCCAGGCAGAGTCTGCCTCCACCCAGAAGGCAGAAAAGGAGGTGACTAGGATGGTGGTCGTCATGGTGCTAGGCTTCCTGGTGTGCTACATGCCATATGCCTCCTTTGCTCTTTGGATCGTGACCCACCGCGGACAGCCATTTGACCTGAGACTTGCAACCATACCGTCCTGTTTCTCCAAAGCATCCACCGTCTACAATCCCGTCATCTATGTTGTCCTCAATAAGCAG TTCCGCTCATGCATGAGGAAGATGCTGGGGATGAGCGGAGGCGACGAAGAGGAGTCATCTGCAAGTCAGTCGGTCACCGAAGTCTCAAAAGTTGGACCCTCTTAG
- the LOC105919607 gene encoding blue-sensitive opsin-like has product MRSTRVIELPEDFWIPIPLETNNITSLSPFSVPQDHLGDSATFYTMAGFTLFLFVIGTAINTLTIACTVRYKKLRSHLNYILVNLAVANLLVSVIGSFTACCSFTFRYFVFGPLACKIEGFIATLGGMVSLWSLAVIAFERWLVICKPLGNVAFKPEHATGCCVLTWIFALIASVPPLLGWSRYIPEGLQCSCGPDWYTTNNKYNNESYVMFLFCFCFAVPLTTIIFCYSQLLVTLKMAARAQAESASTQKAEKEVTRMVVVMVLGFLVCWMPYASFALWVVNNRGQIFDLRLATIPSCLSKASTVYNPIIYVLFNKQFRTCMVSLVGMGDGEEEVSTTQSVTEVSKVGPA; this is encoded by the exons atgaGGTCCACCCGAGTCATAGAACTGCCAGAAGACTTCTGGATCCCAATCCCGCTGGAGACCAACAACATCACATCCCTTAGCCCTTTCTCAGTTCCTCAGGACCACTTGGGAGATTCGGCCACGTTCTACACCATGGCGGGATTCACACTCTTTCTCTTTGTGATCGGCACTGCCATTAACACCCTCACCATTGCGTGCACCGTGCGATACAAGAAACTCCGCTCCCATCTCAACTACATCCTGGTGAACTTGGCCGTGGCCAACCTTCTGGTCTCTGTCATCGGCTCTTTCACCGcctgctgctccttcacattCAGATATTTCGTCTTTGGACCACTAGCATGCAAGATTGAAGGTTTCATTGCAACACTAGGGG GTATGGTAAGCCTGTGGTCTCTGGCTGTGATAGCTTTTGAACGATGGCTGGTCATCTGCAAACCTCTCGGCAACGTGGCTTTCAAGCCTGAACATGCCACAGGTTGTTGTGTATTAACCTGGATTTTTGCACTGATTGCATCAGTTCCACCTTTGCTTGGATGGAGCAG GTACATTCCAGAAGGCCTGCAGTGCTCTTGTGGTCCAGACTGGTACACGACCAACAACAAATACAACAACGAGTCCTACGTCATGTTCCTTTTCTGCTTCTGCTTCGCTGTTCCTTTAACCACCATCATTTTTTGCTATTCTCAGCTACTCGTAACTCTTAAAATG GCAGCAAGAGCCCAGGCTGAGTCTGCCTCCACCCAGAAGGCTGAAAAGGAGGTGACCAGGATGGTGGTCGTCATGGTACTGGGTTTCTTGGTGTGTTGGATGCCGTATGCCTCCTTCGCTCTTTGGGTTGTCAACAACCGTGGGCAGATTTTTGACCTGAGACTGGCAACCATACCGTCCTGCCTATCGAAGGCCTCCACCGTCTACAATCCTATCATCTACGTACTCTTCAATAAGCAG TTTCGAACATGCATGGTATCCTTGGTGGGGATGGGGGATGGAGAGGAGGAAGTCTCTACAACACAATCAGTGACCGAAGTCTCCAAAGTTGGCCCAGCTTAG